A single window of Lutzomyia longipalpis isolate SR_M1_2022 chromosome 1, ASM2433408v1 DNA harbors:
- the LOC129791746 gene encoding SAFB-like transcription modulator isoform X4, whose translation MDGDRRKLSELRVVDLRHELEERGLDITGVKTVLVERLRKALIDEEEDPDSYIFILSSGSSAAPKKAAATPSPVKKTPPQPEVKEEKEESGDELILEDLVVKDDLDSVMNESVEKDGKEDEGNEEEENEEETEVQEKQEVEANEKKVEEKPQVKVEEQEKEAPKDVKVPQAKPAQEDDTSQETESNNIDNEDSLNLTIGEDEEKLLQEVVKNEKEKAPPKKAEKELQKQPSKPQRKVSTSKATGAQEKSGGESNSGPTAAGAGGKDTKDSGGDEKKSNDVAAKKSGSDEESTAGGGGADGAAATTAGSGDEKSQKKDSSEQKVNTTKSSTAKDVKAEDADDSKVTASGTSEKEKNGTSGSSSTSGGGATPSRNLWVSGLSSMTRATDLKQLFSKYGKVIGAKVVTNTRTPGTRCYGYVTMNSTEDANKCIENVHRTELHGRMISVEKAKSDLGLTKSAGTGSKGTSGGGSVKKEPSEGKRSSVSKTSDGDKKAQPKKASEGRDDGKAKGSPKRNADSKASDGESAKRRRDSSADGRRSAATNRGTSRGEVKKSPVRRVSKDREQERARQRQREREREILSYDKIRNERERERLRDKEREIREDERHRREVRRRQREEEERLAKEREKLKMERERLEREKADLLRMERERAKLEREKIELERLEIKRQQMKIEESKRSLKRPASNDRDRYSDTDRKRSAPNDRRFEAPPPPRFDSVISRPSSGYDRVSSSEKKRGDDYRSSKGRSDDYSSSSKRDDYATSKRRDDARSADSRGGSGSRGRTDSDYKASTRHGGYESGKESRYSDHQSGDSRGRTSSYQGGGTRGLGNAASGPANGSSSVDERGSGTKRYLDNQYQSDRGAPTSPWHSPAAPPIKVRFRQKEKEIFLLISSSPTKTYNNIQSMSSNDIWNKSSDSGWRNMETTQDRYDRTYNERKSQAVPYIDQPRQNSSFIGRPQDRYSSSMSGRFDGNRF comes from the exons ATGGACGGTGATCGGCGAAAACTATCGGAATTGCGTGTGGTGGATTTGAGGCATGAATTGGAGGAGAGAGGACTCGATATAACTGGCGTAAAGACCGTCCTTGTTGAGCGTCTCAGAAAG GCTTTGATTGACGAGGAAGAAGATCCGGATAGCTATATCTTCATCCTGAGCAGTGGTAGTAGTGCTGCTCCGAAGAAGGCTGCGGCTACGCCATCGCCCGTCAAGAAGACCCCACCGCAGCCGGAAGTGAAGGAGGAAAAGGAGGAGAGTGGTGATGAGTTGATTTTGGAGGATTTGGTGGTGAAGGATGATTTGGATTCAGTCATGAATGAAAGTGTGGAGAAGGATGGAAAGGAGGATGAAGGGAATGAAGAGGaggaaaatgaggaagaaaCAGAAGTGCAGGAGAAGCAGGAAGTTGAAGCAAATGAGAAGAAAGTTGAGGAGAAGCCTCAGGTGAAAGTTGAAGAG CAGGAAAAGGAAGCCCCGAAGGATGTGAAGGTGCCTCAGGCAAAGCCAGCACAGGAAGATGATACATCGCAGGAAACAGAAAGCAACAACATTGATAATGAGGATTCCCTGAATTTGACCATCGGCGAGGATGAGGAAAAACTGCTACAAGAAGTCgtgaaaaat gaaaagGAAAAGGCGCCGCCGAAAAAAG CGGAAAAGGAGCTGCAGAAGCAACCGTCCAAGCCACAGCGGAAAGTATCCACGAGCAAGGCAACTGGGGCGCAGGAGAAGAGTGGCGGTGAGAGCAATAGTGGACCAACAGCTGCTGGGGCAGGAGGAAAGGACACAAAGGACAGTGGTGGGGATGAGAAGAAATCAAATGATGTTGCTGCAAAGAAGAGTGGATCCGATGAGGAAAGTACTGCAGGAGGAGGAGGAGCTGATGGTGCTGCTGCCACAACTGCTGGTTCTGGTGATGAGAAATCACAGAAGAAAGATAG CAGCGAACAAAAAGTAAACACCACCAAATCATCAACGGCTAAAGATGTCAAAg CTGAAGATGCGGATGACAGCAAGGTGACCGCATCGGGTACGAGTGAGAAGGAGAAGAATGGAACATCGGGCAGCAGCTCAACAAGTGGTGGTGGTGCGACCCCAAGCAGGAATCTCTGGGTATCCGGTCTGTCGTCCATGACGCGTGCTACGGACCTCAAGCAGCTCTTCTCCAAGTATGGCAAAGTCATCGGGGCGAAGGTGGTGACGAATACACGAACACCCGGGACTCGGTGCTATGGCTACGTCACGATGAACTCCACTGAAGATGCCAACAAGTGCATTGAGAATGTTCATCGTACCGAACTCCATGGGCGAATGATTTCCGTGGAGAAGGCTAAATCTGATCTGGGGCTCACAAAAAGTGCGGGCACGGGGTCAAAAGGAACATCGGGCGGTGGCAGTGTGAAGAAGGAGCCATCCGAGGGGAAGAGATCGTCTGTGTCGAAGACAAGTGATGGGGATAAGAAGGCACAGCCGAAGAAGGCATCTGAGGGTAGGGATGATGGCAAGGCAAAGGGGTCACCGAAGCGCAATGCAGACTCCAAAGCATCCGATGGGGAATCAGCTAAACGGCGGCGTGATTCGTCGGCAGATGGGCGGCGTAGTGCTGCTACAAATCGTGGTACATCCCGAGGGGAGGTAAAGAAATCTCCGGTACGTCGTGTGAGTAAGGATCGTGAGCAGGAGAGGGCACGTCAGAGGCAGCGAGAGCGTGAACGTGAGATCTTGTCGTACGATAAGATCCGAAATGAGCGCGAACGCGAGCGTCTACGGGATAAGGAACGTGAAATCCGTGAAGATGAGCGACACAGGCGTGAGGTAAGGCGGCGTCAGCGTGAGGAAGAGGAACGTCTGGCCAAGGAGCGTGAGAAGCTAAAGATGGAACGTGAACGTCTTGAGCGCGAGAAGGCTGATTTGCTGCGTATGGAACGTGAACGTGCCAAGCTGGAGCGTGAGAAGATCGAATTGGAGCGTCTTGAGATCAAGAGGCAGCAAATGaa AATTGAGGAATCGAAGAGGAGCTTGAAGAGACCAGCAAGCAATGATCGTGATCGATATTCAGACACTGATAGGAAGCGTTCAGCACCGAATGATCGTCGTTTTGAGGCTCCGCCACCGCCGAGATTTGATTCGGTAAtcag tCGCCCAAGTTCAGGGTATGATCGCGTGAGTTCGAGCGAAAAGAAGAGAGGTGATGACTACCGCTCATCGAAGGGACGCAGTGATGACTACAGCAGCTCATCAAAGCGCGACGACTACGCAACATCAAAGCGTCGCGATGATGCGCGCAGTGCAGATTCACGCGGCGGCAGTGGGAGCCGCGGGCGTACGGATAGTGACTACAAGGCGTCCACACGTCATGGGGGGTATGAGTCGGGAAAGGAGAGCCGCTACAGCGATCATCAGTCGGGGGACTCCCGGGGCCGGACATCGTCGTACCAGGGCGGGGGGACGAGAGGCCTCGGAAACGCCGCGTCAGGGCCGGCAAACGGGTCCAGCAGCGTCGACGAGCGCGGAAGCGGTACGAAGCGCTATCTGGACAATCAGTATCAATCGGACAGAGGGGCTCCAACGTCCCCGTGGCACAGCCCAGCAGCTCCGCCAATCAAGGTGAGATTTCgacaaaaggaaaaagaaatctttttgctaatttcttcttctccaacAAAGACGTACAACAACATTCAATCGATGTCCTCAAACGACATATGGAACAAGTCCTCAGACAGTGGATGGCGAAACATGGAGACGACGCAGGACCGCTATGATCGGACCTACAATGAGCGTAAATCCCAGGCGGTGCCGTACATTGATCAACCGCGTCAGAATTCATCATTCATAGGGCGCCCGCAGGATCGCTACAGTAGCTCCATGTCTGGACGTTTCGATGGGAATCGCTTTTAA
- the LOC129791746 gene encoding SAFB-like transcription modulator isoform X1: protein MDGDRRKLSELRVVDLRHELEERGLDITGVKTVLVERLRKALIDEEEDPDSYIFILSSGSSAAPKKAAATPSPVKKTPPQPEVKEEKEESGDELILEDLVVKDDLDSVMNESVEKDGKEDEGNEEEENEEETEVQEKQEVEANEKKVEEKPQVKVEEQEKEAPKDVKVPQAKPAQEDDTSQETESNNIDNEDSLNLTIGEDEEKLLQEVVKNEKEKAPPKKDVQPKVDKNDSTKSSLNTAEKELQKQPSKPQRKVSTSKATGAQEKSGGESNSGPTAAGAGGKDTKDSGGDEKKSNDVAAKKSGSDEESTAGGGGADGAAATTAGSGDEKSQKKDSSEQKVNTTKSSTAKDVKAEDADDSKVTASGTSEKEKNGTSGSSSTSGGGATPSRNLWVSGLSSMTRATDLKQLFSKYGKVIGAKVVTNTRTPGTRCYGYVTMNSTEDANKCIENVHRTELHGRMISVEKAKSDLGLTKSAGTGSKGTSGGGSVKKEPSEGKRSSVSKTSDGDKKAQPKKASEGRDDGKAKGSPKRNADSKASDGESAKRRRDSSADGRRSAATNRGTSRGEVKKSPVRRVSKDREQERARQRQREREREILSYDKIRNERERERLRDKEREIREDERHRREVRRRQREEEERLAKEREKLKMERERLEREKADLLRMERERAKLEREKIELERLEIKRQQMKIEESKRSLKRPASNDRDRYSDTDRKRSAPNDRRFEAPPPPRFDSVISRPSSGYDRVSSSEKKRGDDYRSSKGRSDDYSSSSKRDDYATSKRRDDARSADSRGGSGSRGRTDSDYKASTRHGGYESGKESRYSDHQSGDSRGRTSSYQGGGTRGLGNAASGPANGSSSVDERGSGTKRYLDNQYQSDRGAPTSPWHSPAAPPIKVRFRQKEKEIFLLISSSPTKTYNNIQSMSSNDIWNKSSDSGWRNMETTQDRYDRTYNERKSQAVPYIDQPRQNSSFIGRPQDRYSSSMSGRFDGNRF, encoded by the exons ATGGACGGTGATCGGCGAAAACTATCGGAATTGCGTGTGGTGGATTTGAGGCATGAATTGGAGGAGAGAGGACTCGATATAACTGGCGTAAAGACCGTCCTTGTTGAGCGTCTCAGAAAG GCTTTGATTGACGAGGAAGAAGATCCGGATAGCTATATCTTCATCCTGAGCAGTGGTAGTAGTGCTGCTCCGAAGAAGGCTGCGGCTACGCCATCGCCCGTCAAGAAGACCCCACCGCAGCCGGAAGTGAAGGAGGAAAAGGAGGAGAGTGGTGATGAGTTGATTTTGGAGGATTTGGTGGTGAAGGATGATTTGGATTCAGTCATGAATGAAAGTGTGGAGAAGGATGGAAAGGAGGATGAAGGGAATGAAGAGGaggaaaatgaggaagaaaCAGAAGTGCAGGAGAAGCAGGAAGTTGAAGCAAATGAGAAGAAAGTTGAGGAGAAGCCTCAGGTGAAAGTTGAAGAG CAGGAAAAGGAAGCCCCGAAGGATGTGAAGGTGCCTCAGGCAAAGCCAGCACAGGAAGATGATACATCGCAGGAAACAGAAAGCAACAACATTGATAATGAGGATTCCCTGAATTTGACCATCGGCGAGGATGAGGAAAAACTGCTACAAGAAGTCgtgaaaaat gaaaagGAAAAGGCGCCGCCGAAAAAAG ATGTTCAACCCAAGGTGGATAAAAATGATTCGACAAAATCTTCTCTGAATACAGCGGAAAAGGAGCTGCAGAAGCAACCGTCCAAGCCACAGCGGAAAGTATCCACGAGCAAGGCAACTGGGGCGCAGGAGAAGAGTGGCGGTGAGAGCAATAGTGGACCAACAGCTGCTGGGGCAGGAGGAAAGGACACAAAGGACAGTGGTGGGGATGAGAAGAAATCAAATGATGTTGCTGCAAAGAAGAGTGGATCCGATGAGGAAAGTACTGCAGGAGGAGGAGGAGCTGATGGTGCTGCTGCCACAACTGCTGGTTCTGGTGATGAGAAATCACAGAAGAAAGATAG CAGCGAACAAAAAGTAAACACCACCAAATCATCAACGGCTAAAGATGTCAAAg CTGAAGATGCGGATGACAGCAAGGTGACCGCATCGGGTACGAGTGAGAAGGAGAAGAATGGAACATCGGGCAGCAGCTCAACAAGTGGTGGTGGTGCGACCCCAAGCAGGAATCTCTGGGTATCCGGTCTGTCGTCCATGACGCGTGCTACGGACCTCAAGCAGCTCTTCTCCAAGTATGGCAAAGTCATCGGGGCGAAGGTGGTGACGAATACACGAACACCCGGGACTCGGTGCTATGGCTACGTCACGATGAACTCCACTGAAGATGCCAACAAGTGCATTGAGAATGTTCATCGTACCGAACTCCATGGGCGAATGATTTCCGTGGAGAAGGCTAAATCTGATCTGGGGCTCACAAAAAGTGCGGGCACGGGGTCAAAAGGAACATCGGGCGGTGGCAGTGTGAAGAAGGAGCCATCCGAGGGGAAGAGATCGTCTGTGTCGAAGACAAGTGATGGGGATAAGAAGGCACAGCCGAAGAAGGCATCTGAGGGTAGGGATGATGGCAAGGCAAAGGGGTCACCGAAGCGCAATGCAGACTCCAAAGCATCCGATGGGGAATCAGCTAAACGGCGGCGTGATTCGTCGGCAGATGGGCGGCGTAGTGCTGCTACAAATCGTGGTACATCCCGAGGGGAGGTAAAGAAATCTCCGGTACGTCGTGTGAGTAAGGATCGTGAGCAGGAGAGGGCACGTCAGAGGCAGCGAGAGCGTGAACGTGAGATCTTGTCGTACGATAAGATCCGAAATGAGCGCGAACGCGAGCGTCTACGGGATAAGGAACGTGAAATCCGTGAAGATGAGCGACACAGGCGTGAGGTAAGGCGGCGTCAGCGTGAGGAAGAGGAACGTCTGGCCAAGGAGCGTGAGAAGCTAAAGATGGAACGTGAACGTCTTGAGCGCGAGAAGGCTGATTTGCTGCGTATGGAACGTGAACGTGCCAAGCTGGAGCGTGAGAAGATCGAATTGGAGCGTCTTGAGATCAAGAGGCAGCAAATGaa AATTGAGGAATCGAAGAGGAGCTTGAAGAGACCAGCAAGCAATGATCGTGATCGATATTCAGACACTGATAGGAAGCGTTCAGCACCGAATGATCGTCGTTTTGAGGCTCCGCCACCGCCGAGATTTGATTCGGTAAtcag tCGCCCAAGTTCAGGGTATGATCGCGTGAGTTCGAGCGAAAAGAAGAGAGGTGATGACTACCGCTCATCGAAGGGACGCAGTGATGACTACAGCAGCTCATCAAAGCGCGACGACTACGCAACATCAAAGCGTCGCGATGATGCGCGCAGTGCAGATTCACGCGGCGGCAGTGGGAGCCGCGGGCGTACGGATAGTGACTACAAGGCGTCCACACGTCATGGGGGGTATGAGTCGGGAAAGGAGAGCCGCTACAGCGATCATCAGTCGGGGGACTCCCGGGGCCGGACATCGTCGTACCAGGGCGGGGGGACGAGAGGCCTCGGAAACGCCGCGTCAGGGCCGGCAAACGGGTCCAGCAGCGTCGACGAGCGCGGAAGCGGTACGAAGCGCTATCTGGACAATCAGTATCAATCGGACAGAGGGGCTCCAACGTCCCCGTGGCACAGCCCAGCAGCTCCGCCAATCAAGGTGAGATTTCgacaaaaggaaaaagaaatctttttgctaatttcttcttctccaacAAAGACGTACAACAACATTCAATCGATGTCCTCAAACGACATATGGAACAAGTCCTCAGACAGTGGATGGCGAAACATGGAGACGACGCAGGACCGCTATGATCGGACCTACAATGAGCGTAAATCCCAGGCGGTGCCGTACATTGATCAACCGCGTCAGAATTCATCATTCATAGGGCGCCCGCAGGATCGCTACAGTAGCTCCATGTCTGGACGTTTCGATGGGAATCGCTTTTAA
- the LOC129791746 gene encoding SAFB-like transcription modulator isoform X8 produces the protein MDGDRRKLSELRVVDLRHELEERGLDITGVKTVLVERLRKALIDEEEDPDSYIFILSSGSSAAPKKAAATPSPVKKTPPQPEVKEEKEESGDELILEDLVVKDDLDSVMNESVEKDGKEDEGNEEEENEEETEVQEKQEVEANEKKVEEKPQVKVEEQEKEAPKDVKVPQAKPAQEDDTSQETESNNIDNEDSLNLTIGEDEEKLLQEVVKNEKEKAPPKKDVQPKVDKNDSTKSSLNTAEKELQKQPSKPQRKVSTSKATGAQEKSGGESNSGPTAAGAGGKDTKDSGGDEKKSNDVAAKKSGSDEESTAGGGGADGAAATTAGSGDEKSQKKDSEQKVNTTKSSTAKDVKAEDADDSKVTASGTSEKEKNGTSGSSSTSGGGATPSRNLWVSGLSSMTRATDLKQLFSKYGKVIGAKVVTNTRTPGTRCYGYVTMNSTEDANKCIENVHRTELHGRMISVEKAKSDLGLTKSAGTGSKGTSGGGSVKKEPSEGKRSSVSKTSDGDKKAQPKKASEGRDDGKAKGSPKRNADSKASDGESAKRRRDSSADGRRSAATNRGTSRGEVKKSPVRRVSKDREQERARQRQREREREILSYDKIRNERERERLRDKEREIREDERHRREVRRRQREEEERLAKEREKLKMERERLEREKADLLRMERERAKLEREKIELERLEIKRQQMKIEESKRSLKRPASNDRDRYSDTDRKRSAPNDRRFEAPPPPRFDSVISRPSSGYDRVSSSEKKRGDDYRSSKGRSDDYSSSSKRDDYATSKRRDDARSADSRGGSGSRGRTDSDYKASTRHGGYESGKESRYSDHQSGDSRGRTSSYQGGGTRGLGNAASGPANGSSSVDERGSGTKRYLDNQYQSDRGAPTSPWHSPAAPPIKTYNNIQSMSSNDIWNKSSDSGWRNMETTQDRYDRTYNERKSQAVPYIDQPRQNSSFIGRPQDRYSSSMSGRFDGNRF, from the exons ATGGACGGTGATCGGCGAAAACTATCGGAATTGCGTGTGGTGGATTTGAGGCATGAATTGGAGGAGAGAGGACTCGATATAACTGGCGTAAAGACCGTCCTTGTTGAGCGTCTCAGAAAG GCTTTGATTGACGAGGAAGAAGATCCGGATAGCTATATCTTCATCCTGAGCAGTGGTAGTAGTGCTGCTCCGAAGAAGGCTGCGGCTACGCCATCGCCCGTCAAGAAGACCCCACCGCAGCCGGAAGTGAAGGAGGAAAAGGAGGAGAGTGGTGATGAGTTGATTTTGGAGGATTTGGTGGTGAAGGATGATTTGGATTCAGTCATGAATGAAAGTGTGGAGAAGGATGGAAAGGAGGATGAAGGGAATGAAGAGGaggaaaatgaggaagaaaCAGAAGTGCAGGAGAAGCAGGAAGTTGAAGCAAATGAGAAGAAAGTTGAGGAGAAGCCTCAGGTGAAAGTTGAAGAG CAGGAAAAGGAAGCCCCGAAGGATGTGAAGGTGCCTCAGGCAAAGCCAGCACAGGAAGATGATACATCGCAGGAAACAGAAAGCAACAACATTGATAATGAGGATTCCCTGAATTTGACCATCGGCGAGGATGAGGAAAAACTGCTACAAGAAGTCgtgaaaaat gaaaagGAAAAGGCGCCGCCGAAAAAAG ATGTTCAACCCAAGGTGGATAAAAATGATTCGACAAAATCTTCTCTGAATACAGCGGAAAAGGAGCTGCAGAAGCAACCGTCCAAGCCACAGCGGAAAGTATCCACGAGCAAGGCAACTGGGGCGCAGGAGAAGAGTGGCGGTGAGAGCAATAGTGGACCAACAGCTGCTGGGGCAGGAGGAAAGGACACAAAGGACAGTGGTGGGGATGAGAAGAAATCAAATGATGTTGCTGCAAAGAAGAGTGGATCCGATGAGGAAAGTACTGCAGGAGGAGGAGGAGCTGATGGTGCTGCTGCCACAACTGCTGGTTCTGGTGATGAGAAATCACAGAAGAAAGATAG CGAACAAAAAGTAAACACCACCAAATCATCAACGGCTAAAGATGTCAAAg CTGAAGATGCGGATGACAGCAAGGTGACCGCATCGGGTACGAGTGAGAAGGAGAAGAATGGAACATCGGGCAGCAGCTCAACAAGTGGTGGTGGTGCGACCCCAAGCAGGAATCTCTGGGTATCCGGTCTGTCGTCCATGACGCGTGCTACGGACCTCAAGCAGCTCTTCTCCAAGTATGGCAAAGTCATCGGGGCGAAGGTGGTGACGAATACACGAACACCCGGGACTCGGTGCTATGGCTACGTCACGATGAACTCCACTGAAGATGCCAACAAGTGCATTGAGAATGTTCATCGTACCGAACTCCATGGGCGAATGATTTCCGTGGAGAAGGCTAAATCTGATCTGGGGCTCACAAAAAGTGCGGGCACGGGGTCAAAAGGAACATCGGGCGGTGGCAGTGTGAAGAAGGAGCCATCCGAGGGGAAGAGATCGTCTGTGTCGAAGACAAGTGATGGGGATAAGAAGGCACAGCCGAAGAAGGCATCTGAGGGTAGGGATGATGGCAAGGCAAAGGGGTCACCGAAGCGCAATGCAGACTCCAAAGCATCCGATGGGGAATCAGCTAAACGGCGGCGTGATTCGTCGGCAGATGGGCGGCGTAGTGCTGCTACAAATCGTGGTACATCCCGAGGGGAGGTAAAGAAATCTCCGGTACGTCGTGTGAGTAAGGATCGTGAGCAGGAGAGGGCACGTCAGAGGCAGCGAGAGCGTGAACGTGAGATCTTGTCGTACGATAAGATCCGAAATGAGCGCGAACGCGAGCGTCTACGGGATAAGGAACGTGAAATCCGTGAAGATGAGCGACACAGGCGTGAGGTAAGGCGGCGTCAGCGTGAGGAAGAGGAACGTCTGGCCAAGGAGCGTGAGAAGCTAAAGATGGAACGTGAACGTCTTGAGCGCGAGAAGGCTGATTTGCTGCGTATGGAACGTGAACGTGCCAAGCTGGAGCGTGAGAAGATCGAATTGGAGCGTCTTGAGATCAAGAGGCAGCAAATGaa AATTGAGGAATCGAAGAGGAGCTTGAAGAGACCAGCAAGCAATGATCGTGATCGATATTCAGACACTGATAGGAAGCGTTCAGCACCGAATGATCGTCGTTTTGAGGCTCCGCCACCGCCGAGATTTGATTCGGTAAtcag tCGCCCAAGTTCAGGGTATGATCGCGTGAGTTCGAGCGAAAAGAAGAGAGGTGATGACTACCGCTCATCGAAGGGACGCAGTGATGACTACAGCAGCTCATCAAAGCGCGACGACTACGCAACATCAAAGCGTCGCGATGATGCGCGCAGTGCAGATTCACGCGGCGGCAGTGGGAGCCGCGGGCGTACGGATAGTGACTACAAGGCGTCCACACGTCATGGGGGGTATGAGTCGGGAAAGGAGAGCCGCTACAGCGATCATCAGTCGGGGGACTCCCGGGGCCGGACATCGTCGTACCAGGGCGGGGGGACGAGAGGCCTCGGAAACGCCGCGTCAGGGCCGGCAAACGGGTCCAGCAGCGTCGACGAGCGCGGAAGCGGTACGAAGCGCTATCTGGACAATCAGTATCAATCGGACAGAGGGGCTCCAACGTCCCCGTGGCACAGCCCAGCAGCTCCGCCAATCAAG ACGTACAACAACATTCAATCGATGTCCTCAAACGACATATGGAACAAGTCCTCAGACAGTGGATGGCGAAACATGGAGACGACGCAGGACCGCTATGATCGGACCTACAATGAGCGTAAATCCCAGGCGGTGCCGTACATTGATCAACCGCGTCAGAATTCATCATTCATAGGGCGCCCGCAGGATCGCTACAGTAGCTCCATGTCTGGACGTTTCGATGGGAATCGCTTTTAA